The region AATGTTTGACGTTAATCGTCGTAATTTGTTTGCTGGGATCTGGATAGGTATAGGGATTGCTTTCTCTTGGGTTGCTCTTATTCCATAGGATTTACATGTAAATAGATGGTATAAATGACTATAATTATTAATGGTAAAGTTTAGATAAAGTATTAGGTGTAAAAGTGTATTGTTTCCCTTTATTTACAGAATATGTAATATTCATATTCTAAAAACAATCATTTGATATATAGCAATTAAATAGTGTTATCTTTTTCTTTTGCGGCATTAATTGTATCTCTAAAACTTTCTGAATATTCAATTAGTTTTTCATAATTTCCAAATGCTTTAATTTGTCCATCTTCAAATTCATATATGCAATCACATCTTTGAACTGTTGATAATCTATGAGCGATAAATATTATTGTGCATCTTCTTGCAACTAAGTCTATAGCATTCATTACATTGGCTTCGGTTTTATTATCTAATGCGCTAGTAGCTTCATCTAGAACTAATAATTTTGATTTCCTATAAAAGGCTCTAGCGAGAACAAGTCTTTGTCTTTGCCCTCCAGAAAGTCGGATACCATTATCTCCTATTTGTGTATATAAACCCATAGGTAATTCAGAAACTAATTCATCTACATGAGCTGCTTTTAATGAGTCCCATACTCTTTCTTCATCTATCTGATCTGAATCTATTCCGTAAGCAATATTCTCTATTATATTGGTGTTGAGAAGATTTATCGACTGTGGTACATAAGAACAACTTGCTTGCCATGCAGGAACTTCTATTTCAGTAATATCTAGACCATCTAACTGTATAGATCCCGAAGAAGGTCTTAGAAGCCCAAGTATTTGATTTGCAGTTGTTGTTTTACCACTACCTGTCTTTCCTACAAAAGCTATTCTTGCTCCAACAGGTATATTTATATTAATGTCATTTAATACTAAATTTTCCGTATTAGGATATCTATAACTTAGATGATTGACCCTAATATATTTTTTAGGTAATAGACCAATCGGTGAGGGGACATTTTTTGATCTTAGAGTTAATCGAGTAGATTGCAGTTCTACTAATTTTAATATTTCTTGAAGATCAGGTACTCCACTTCTCAAATCAGTAAAGCCTCGAAATAGATCTTGTAACGGTGGAGTTAACTTTAGAGAAGCCACAGCAATGGTTGCTACAAAAGGCACTATTTCACTAATATCAGATCCACTATTCTTACTCAGAAGTGGAAACAATCCAATACTGAAAATAAGAGTGATTCCAAATGGCTCAATTAAAGCCCTAGGGAATTCTGGTAGCGTTTCAGCTTTCCATAAGAATGGGAAAGCTTTATCTCTAGATTTAGAATATTTTTTTTCAAAGTATGGCTCTGAACTTGTTAGCAGAACATCAATTATTGTTTTAATTGATTCTGTAATTACATTATTTGTCTCGGTTTCTAGTTTGATTCTTTGTCGAGCAGCAAATCTTATAAATGGTGTAACAATATATGATATAAAGGTATAGCAAAGTAAAAGACTAAAAATTAAATACACAGCTGTTAGTTTTCCAAAAATAAGTATTGCTATTGATATGAATGATACAATGAAGAAACCACTAACTATTTGTAAAATAGGCCGAACAAATTTTTCAGAAACTCTTGATACATTTAGCAGTAATTTTGTAGATAATTCAGAAGTTTTATTTGCTAGAAAAAATTCATATGGTTGTGATAATATTTTCTTTTGGGCTATTTCAGTTAAATCTAGCCAAATTGAATAAGTTAGTCTTTCTTGACATGCCCTTAGGAATAGTCTGAGCAATGAAGATATCCAATTTACAGCTATATAGACAATCACTAGCAAAATGATTTTAGTTTTTGGATCTTCGGTAAATAGTTGGCTAAAAGGAATTGATGGTTTATTTGGGGCTCCTATGAAAAGGGTGAAAATGCGTGATACCAGTGCTACTACAGCGACATCGACTAGCCCAGTTATCGCAGCAATTGGTAAAAGCAAAAGAAGTGATCTTTTCCTTTTCTTTGGTAGTGTCTTTAAAAGACGAACCAGTAACTTAAATGTTTGACTTCTACGTATCATTCCTTGAAATTACCCATCCTTAGCCTTTGAAACCTTTTTAGCAGGCCACTTTTTAGGCTGATCTTTGGTAATGGAAAGAGCCCTTTACTGGAACAATGGATCGTTAACAGTTAATCTTTTTCAGTCTGAGGCGATTCAATAAAAAGCGTTAATGATTTTTACTAGTCTTAGACAGTCAAATGAACCATTGGCCCTGTTTAGATATTTCAATTCTTGATCATTAGATTTTTTATAAATTTTTCTTATGAATCGTTAGAGATGCTATGGATTTAGTTGGTGTGTTAACTGTCACAATGCCAAAATCAAATTCTTCTTGAGCGATACTAGGTAGTAGTTATTATCTATTTCAATCTAATTGGCTACAGGAAATCGTATGTAAAGCATACCAAATACTCTTGATATAAACATAAGCATAGATTTCACAGCAATTGATTTTTGTATGAATAGGTGCAAAATAAGGCAAAATATATATAACCAAGAATTGAGTCTATTGGCACATATTGTTTTGCTTTCTACAGCTGATTGGGATCATCCTTTATGGACAAATAAACAACATGTGGCTTGCTCTCTTGCAGATGAAGGCCATTATATTCTTTATGTAGAGTCATTAGGATTGAGATCAGTCAATGCTACTAGTAAAGATTGGATTCGTATATTTAAGAGATTAATCAAAGGTTTATCTCCTCCTAGGAATGTATATAAGAATATTTGGGTCTGGTCTCCATTGGTGATACCTGGCTCTTCAAAGGGAATATTTCTAATAATTAATAAATTTATGCTTTTTTTTGGTATTTATATCGCTAGAAAAATTTTAAGATTACGTTGTGAATGGCTCTGGACTTATAACCCTTTAACAACAAAGCTTCTAAATATAAAAAACTTTTCACAAATAATTTATCATGCTGTTGACGCTATTCAAGAACAACCAAATATGCCGAGAGAAATTATAGAAAGTGAAGAAAAAAAATTATGTCTTAAAGCTAATAATGTTTTTGTTACCTCTCCAGCTATTTATAGAAGATTAAAGCCCTATTCTCATAATATTAAATACTATTCAAATTGTTGTGACTATAATCATTTTTCAAAAGCACTAAATATTAAAAGAAATAATATTCCAGAAGATCTAATGATTTTAAAGTCACCAGTCATAGGTTTTGTAGGAGCCATTAGCAATTATAAACTTGACTTTTCATTAATTTATGAGTTGGCTAAAAATAATAAAATGTGGAATTTTGTATTTATTGGACCTGTTTCAGAAGGGGAGGCAAATACTGATACAAGTTTAATTGATAGCTTGCCAAATATACATCTTTTTGGGTATAGGCCTTATTCAGTACTTCCCTCTTATTGTGCTGGTTTTGATCTTGCTTGGTTGCCACTACAAAAAAATCCGTATACACATTCTATGTTCCCAATGAAGTTTTTTGAATACCTTGCTGCTGGTTTGCCAGTGGTTGCTACTTCTATTGATAGTCTTCAAGAATTTTCCAACGAAGCAATATTATGCGAAGTTGATTATAAGCATTTTGAATCAGCAATTAAATCATCTTTAACCACTTCTTACTGTGATTTGGAGTTAAGACTGAATCTTGCAAAGCAATATACTTATAAGAAACGTACTCAAAGTATGCTCCATGATATTCAAGAATTGATCAATGCTTAATGAGCTATATATTTTTATCAATCCAAGATTCCCAAATTAGAGCAGACCATAATTTTTTACTATTATCTTTTACACCTTGAATGTGTTCATTTAATAGCTTTGTTGTAATTTCTGGATTAAGAAAACCCTCATCCCGCACTTTATTACTATTTAACATTTCTTCTGCCCATTCTCTTAAAGGTCCTTTAATCCATTCATTTATAGGTGTTGCAAAACCTGCTTTGGGCCTTTCAAATAATTTTTTAGGTATATAGTCTGCAAGAATTTCCTTTAAAATATATTTTCCACAATTATTTTTTATTTTCAGATTAATAGGTAACCTCCAGATGAGTTCGCCAACATTTTTGTCTAGAAAAGGTGACCTTGTTTCCAGACCAACAGCCATTGATGCCCTGTCTAATTTAACTTGATTATTTCCTGGCAAATATGATAAACAGTCTATGACCATCATAAAAGTAACTGGATCTAATTTTAATTCATGTATAGATTGATTTAATCGTTCATTACTAATAGGTGTAAAAGGTTGATTATATTTGTATTCAGTTATTGAAGAAACATCACTCCATTCACGAATTAAACGATAATATAAATCTTCCAATGAATTACTGTAGCTTATTTTATCTGTGATTTTATATAACCTTTCCCTAAATTGACGTATTTTTAAAATTGAACCTATTAAATCAATACTTTGGGTAGATAATTTATTGACTGAATTTATTAACATAGGCTTCATAAAATTTGGAATAATTCCAAAATACTTCCATATTTTAGGTGCCATTGTATATCGATTATATCCTCCAAATAATTCGTCGGCCCCATCTCCACTTAAGGCAACTGTGTAACCTTGCGACTTAGCAGCATTGCAAAGTAATAAAGTAGGAATTGCAGCAGGATCTGCAAATGGCTCTGAATAGTATTCATTGATTTTTGGCACAATATTCAGAGCATCTTCATTGGTAAATATTAACTCTGAATGATTTGAGCCTAAATAGTTTGAAATTCTTCGAGCATAAGTAGCTTCGTCAAACCTTTTATTTTCGAAACCTATTGTAAAAGTATTGATTTGGGAATTTGATGTTTCTTGTAATAATGCTGATACTAAGGAGGAGTCTATTCCTCCAGATAGAAAGGAAGTTATTTTCACATCAGCTTTTGATTGAGATTTTACTGATTTAATTAATTCTTGCTTTAATAAATTAATTGCTTCAGATTCGTTCTCTATCTCTCTACCATCTACGTTTTTTATCGTATCTTCTAGTTGCCACCATGACATCGGATAAATCTTGCTATAATCGTCATCAGTAACATCAATTTCTAGAATCTTTCCAGCCTCTAATTTCCAAATATTTTCATAAATGCTATGGGGATCTGGTACATAATTATAGTTAATAAATAAGCCCATAGACTCTCTGTTAATAGTATTATTAAATTCAGGATATGATTTTAAGGCTTTCAAATCTGATCCAAATATCAAGACTTTTCTAGTACCTACACCAGTAATGCCCCAGTAAATTGGTTTTTCTCCGAATCTATCTCTTGCTAAATAAAATTTATTTTCTTTTCTATCAAATATTCCAAAGGCAAACATTCCTATTAATTTTGTTAATGTTTTATATACTCCCCAGCACTCAATTGCCTGTATTAATGTTTCGGTATCAGAATGACTTTTCCAATTTTGTGAACCTTGAGTTATTTCCAATTCTTGCCTTAAATCCCAGTGATTATATATTTCACCATTAAATGTTAAAACAAATCTGTTAGAACTAGATAACATGGGCTGATGTCCAGCTTTTGATAAATCATTAACAGACAACCTCGTATGACTAAGCAGTATTCCTA is a window of Prochlorococcus marinus subsp. marinus str. CCMP1375 DNA encoding:
- a CDS encoding ABC transporter ATP-binding protein gives rise to the protein MIRRSQTFKLLVRLLKTLPKKRKRSLLLLLPIAAITGLVDVAVVALVSRIFTLFIGAPNKPSIPFSQLFTEDPKTKIILLVIVYIAVNWISSLLRLFLRACQERLTYSIWLDLTEIAQKKILSQPYEFFLANKTSELSTKLLLNVSRVSEKFVRPILQIVSGFFIVSFISIAILIFGKLTAVYLIFSLLLCYTFISYIVTPFIRFAARQRIKLETETNNVITESIKTIIDVLLTSSEPYFEKKYSKSRDKAFPFLWKAETLPEFPRALIEPFGITLIFSIGLFPLLSKNSGSDISEIVPFVATIAVASLKLTPPLQDLFRGFTDLRSGVPDLQEILKLVELQSTRLTLRSKNVPSPIGLLPKKYIRVNHLSYRYPNTENLVLNDININIPVGARIAFVGKTGSGKTTTANQILGLLRPSSGSIQLDGLDITEIEVPAWQASCSYVPQSINLLNTNIIENIAYGIDSDQIDEERVWDSLKAAHVDELVSELPMGLYTQIGDNGIRLSGGQRQRLVLARAFYRKSKLLVLDEATSALDNKTEANVMNAIDLVARRCTIIFIAHRLSTVQRCDCIYEFEDGQIKAFGNYEKLIEYSESFRDTINAAKEKDNTI
- a CDS encoding glycosyltransferase family 1 protein; translation: MNRCKIRQNIYNQELSLLAHIVLLSTADWDHPLWTNKQHVACSLADEGHYILYVESLGLRSVNATSKDWIRIFKRLIKGLSPPRNVYKNIWVWSPLVIPGSSKGIFLIINKFMLFFGIYIARKILRLRCEWLWTYNPLTTKLLNIKNFSQIIYHAVDAIQEQPNMPREIIESEEKKLCLKANNVFVTSPAIYRRLKPYSHNIKYYSNCCDYNHFSKALNIKRNNIPEDLMILKSPVIGFVGAISNYKLDFSLIYELAKNNKMWNFVFIGPVSEGEANTDTSLIDSLPNIHLFGYRPYSVLPSYCAGFDLAWLPLQKNPYTHSMFPMKFFEYLAAGLPVVATSIDSLQEFSNEAILCEVDYKHFESAIKSSLTTSYCDLELRLNLAKQYTYKKRTQSMLHDIQELINA
- the asnB gene encoding asparagine synthase (glutamine-hydrolyzing), which produces MCGIAGLICKDRQILALDEIGSKMNTSLLNRGPDDSGIWIDNDIGILLSHTRLSVNDLSKAGHQPMLSSSNRFVLTFNGEIYNHWDLRQELEITQGSQNWKSHSDTETLIQAIECWGVYKTLTKLIGMFAFGIFDRKENKFYLARDRFGEKPIYWGITGVGTRKVLIFGSDLKALKSYPEFNNTINRESMGLFINYNYVPDPHSIYENIWKLEAGKILEIDVTDDDYSKIYPMSWWQLEDTIKNVDGREIENESEAINLLKQELIKSVKSQSKADVKITSFLSGGIDSSLVSALLQETSNSQINTFTIGFENKRFDEATYARRISNYLGSNHSELIFTNEDALNIVPKINEYYSEPFADPAAIPTLLLCNAAKSQGYTVALSGDGADELFGGYNRYTMAPKIWKYFGIIPNFMKPMLINSVNKLSTQSIDLIGSILKIRQFRERLYKITDKISYSNSLEDLYYRLIREWSDVSSITEYKYNQPFTPISNERLNQSIHELKLDPVTFMMVIDCLSYLPGNNQVKLDRASMAVGLETRSPFLDKNVGELIWRLPINLKIKNNCGKYILKEILADYIPKKLFERPKAGFATPINEWIKGPLREWAEEMLNSNKVRDEGFLNPEITTKLLNEHIQGVKDNSKKLWSALIWESWIDKNI